In Humulus lupulus chromosome 7, drHumLupu1.1, whole genome shotgun sequence, the following are encoded in one genomic region:
- the LOC133790225 gene encoding probable manganese-transporting ATPase PDR2, with product MLRFHVGGKVVERIDLLRKKHWPWRLDVWPFALLYAVWFTTILPSIDIVDAAIVSGAIATLHILVFLFTVWSVDFKCFVQYAKVNDIHHADSCKVTPAKFSGPKEVVALNFREQLGEEIYFDFRKQRFIYSKENQNFSKLPYPTKETFGYYLKNTGHGTESKIVVATDKWGRNVFEYPQPTFQKLMKEHCMEPFFVFQVFCVGLWCLDEYWYYSLFTLFMLFMFESTMAKSRLKTLTELRRVRVDNQTLMVHRCGKWVKLSGTDLLPGDVVSVGRSSGQNGEDKSVPADMLILAGSAIVNEAILTGESTPQWKVSVMGRGIEEKLSVKRDKNHVLFGGTKILQHTPDKSFPLKTPDGGCVAVVLRTGFETSQGKLMRTILFSTERVTANSWESGLFILFLVVFAIIAAGYVLKKGLEDPTRSKYKLFLSCSLIITSVIPPELPMELSIAVNTSLIALARRGIYCTEPFRIPFAGKVDICCFDKTGTLTSDDMEFSGVVGSNSSMDLESDATKLPARTVEIMASCHALVFVDNKLVGDPLEKAALKGIDWTYKSDEKAMPKRGSGHAVQIVQRHHFASYLKRMAVVVRMEEEFLAFVKGAPETIQDRLTEVPPLYVETYKKYTRQGSRVLALAFKSLPDMTVSEARSLDREVVESNLTFAGFAVFNCPIRADSATVLSELKGSSHDLVMITGDQALTACHVASQVHIVSKPALILSRKGNGEGYEWISPDEVERMPFSDKEVEAISETHDLCIGGDCMEMLQQTGAVTRVIPFVKVFARVAPEQKELIMTTFKTVGRITLMCGDGTNDVGALKQAHVGVALLNAVPPTQTVKSSSETSKDESTKVAKVKKSKPASEAEGSSKGKVATNNSISNRHSMALERQQKLKKMMEELNDDSDGRAPIVKLGDASMASPFTAKHASVSPTTDIIRQGRSTLVTTLQMFKILGLNCLATAYVLSVMYLDGVKLGDVQATISGVFTAAFFLFISHARPLPTLSADRPHPNIFCFYVFLSLLGQFAIHLCFLISSVQEAEKHMPEECIEPDSNFHPNLVNTVSYMVNMMLQVATFAVNYMGHPFNQSVSENKPFLYALLSAVGFFVVITSDLFRSLNDSLKLVPLPEGLRNKLLGWALLMFLSCYSWERFLRWAFPGKIPEWKKRQRLAEAKLEKKKHV from the exons ATGTTGAGATTTCATGTTGGGGGGAAAGTCGTTGAAAGAATTGATTTGTTGAGGAAGAAGCATTGGCCATGGCGGCTCGATGTTTGGCCTTTTGCTCTTCTCTATGCTGTTTGGTTCACTACGATTCTTCCCAGTATAGACATTGTCGACGCTGCTATAGTTTCCGGTGCAATTGCAACCCTTCACATTTTGGTTTTTCTTTTCACTGTTTGGTCTGTGGACTTTAAATGCTTCGTCCAGTACGCAAAG GTTAATGATATTCACCATGCGGATTCATGCAAAGTAACTCCAGCTAAATTCTCTGGTCCTAAGGAAGTTGTAGCGCTAAATTTCCGTGAGCAA CTTGGCGAAGAGATTTACTTTGATTTTAGAAAGCAACGATTCATCTACTCTAAAGAAAATCAGAACTTTAGCAAGCTTCCTTACCCTACAAAGGAAACGTTTGGATACTATCTGAAAAACACTGGCCATGGAACTGAATCTAAAATTGTTGTAGCCACTGATAAGTGGGGAAGGAATGT GTTTGAATATCCACAACCCACGTTCCAGAAATTAATGAAAGAGCACTGCATGGAGCCCTTCTTCGTATTTCAG GTGTTCTGTGTTGGCCTCTGGTGTTTGGACGAATATTGGTATTACAGTCTGTTCACCCTATTCATGCTGTTCATGTTCGAATCAACAATGGCAAAAAGTAGGTTAAAGACGCTAACTGAGCTTAGACGTGTTAGAGTAGACAACCAGACGCTCATGGTGCATCGTTGTGGGAA GTGGGTGAAGCTCTCTGGAACAGATCTTTTGCCCGGGGATGTCGTCTCTGTTGGGCGCTCTTCTGGTCAGAATGGAGAAGATAAGTCTGTACCAGCTGATATGCTTATCTTAGCTGGAAGTGCTATTGTCAATGAGGCCATTCTCACAGGAGAGTCTACTCCTCAATGGAAG GTTTCAGTTATGGGTAGAGGTATCGAGGAGAAGTTATCTGTTAAAAGAGATAAAAACCATGTTTTATTTGGTGGTACAAAAATTCTTCAGCATACTCCAGATAAG AGCTTCCCTTTGAAGACTCCTGATGGTGGCTGTGTTGCTGTTGTTCTAAGAACTGGATTTGAAACAAGTCAAGGAAAACTGATGCGAACAATTTTATTTTCTACAGAGAGG GTTACGGCTAATAGTTGGGAAAGTGGGCTGTTTATCTTATTTTTAGTTGTATTTGCCATAATAGCTGCTGGTTATGTATTAAAAAAG GGGCTAGAGGATCCTACTAGAAGCAAGTACAAGCTTTTTCTAAGCTGTTCACTCATTATTACATCTGTGATCCCTCCTGAGCTGCCAATGGAATTATCTATAGCTGTTAATACATCTCTGATTGCATTAGCACGGCGTGGAATATATTGTACAGAACCTTTTCGCATTCCATTTGCTGGAAAG GTTGATATTTGTTGTTTTGACAAAACTGGAACACTTACGTCAGATGACATG GAATTCAGTGGAGTTGTTGGATCAAATAGTTCTATGGACTTGGAATCTGATGCAACCAAATTACCTGCTCGCACAGTGGAGATAATGGCTTCTTGTCATGCATTAGTATTTGTGGATAACAAGCTG GTTGGTGATCCTCTTGAAAAGGCTGCACTAAAGGGGATAGATTGGACATATAAATCTGATGAGAAAGCCATGCCAAAGAG AGGAAGTGGTCATGCTGTTCAAATTGTCCAGAGACACCATTTTGCTTCCTATTTGAAAAGAATGGCAGTTGTTGTTCGCATGGAGGAGGAATTTCTTGCATTTGTGAAG GGTGCCCCCGAAACTATTCAAGATAGGCTTACAGAAGTCCCTCCATTATATGTGGAAACATACAAAAAATATACTCGGCAAGGATCCCGTGTTCTGGCTCTTGCTTTCAAGTCCCTTCCAGACATGACA GTCAGTGAAGCTAGAAGCTTGGATAGGGAAGTAGTCGAGAGCAATCTTACATTTGCTGGTTTTGCG GTTTTTAACTGTCCAATTAGAGCAGATTCAGCCACTGTACTGTCTGAATTGAAAGGCTCATCACATGACTTG GTGATGATTACTGGTGACCAAGCCTTGACAGCATGCCATGTTGCTAGCCAAGTTCATATTGTATCAAAACCAGCACTCATTCTCAGTCGAAAAGGGAATGGCGAAGGATATGAGTGGATATCTCCAGATGAGGTGGAAAGGATGCCGTTTAG TGACAAAGAGGTTGAAGCTATATCAGAGACTCATGATCTCTGTATTGGTGGTGACTGCATGGAAATGTTGCAACAGACTGGTGCTGTTACACGAGTCATCCCATTTGTGAAG GTATTTGCAAGAGTTGCTCCTGAGCAGAAAGAACTCATTATGACCACTTTTAAAACTGTGGGGCGTATAACTTTGATGTGTGGGGATGGCACCAATGATGTTGGAGCTCTGAAGCAG GCGCATGTAGGAGTTGCCTTGTTGAATGCAGTTCCTCCAACTCAAACCGTAAAGTCGTCCTCAGAAACATCTAAAGATGAAAGTACAAAGGTTGCCAAAGTAAAGAAATCAAAACCTGCTTCAGAAGCAGAAGGCTCTTCAAAAGGTAAAGTTGCTACAAACAACTCAATTAGTAACCGCCACTCAATGGCATTAGAGAGACAGCAAAAGCTGAAGAAAATGATGGAGGAACTGAATGATGATTCTGATGGCCGTGCACCCATTGTCAAGCTCGGTGATGCTTCCATGGCTTCGCCATTTACAGCTAAGCATGCATCAGTTTCCCCAACCACAGACATTATTCGCCAGGGTCGTAGTACTCTTGTGACTACCCTCCAGATGTTCAAAATTCTTGGCCTTAATTGCCTCGCTACAGCATATGTATTGAGTGTGATGTATTTGGACGGTGTCAAGCTCGGTGATGTCCAGGCTACTATTAGTGGTGTATTTACAGCAGCCTTTTTTCTGTTCATCTCACATGCCCGCCCGCTCCCCACCCTTTCAGCGGATCGACCACACCCTAATATTTTTTGCTTTTACGTGTTCCTCTCTCTCTTGGGACAGTTTGCTATACACCTATGTTTCTTAATATCCTCTGTTCAAGAGGCAGAGAAACATATGCCCGAAGAATGCATCGAACCAGACTCGAACTTTCATCCAAATCTAGTGAATACAGTTTCGTACATGGTGAACATGATGCTTCAGGTTGCGACCTTTGCCGTGAACTACATGGGGCATCCTTTTAACCAGAGTGTATCGGAAAACAAGCCATTCTTGTACGCCCTATTGTCTGCTGTTGGATTCTTTGTCGTCATCACTTCTGATCTGTTCAGAAGCTTGAACGACAGCTTGAAGTTGGTGCCTTTGCCTGAAGGGTTGAGAAATAAGTTACTGGGATGGGCTTTGCTCATGTTCCTAAGTTGTTACTCGTGGGAGAGATTTTTGAGATGGGCGTTCCCTGGTAAAATCCCGGAATGGAAGAAGCGACAACGACTCGCTGAAGCTAAACTAGAAAAGAAGAAACATGTCTGA